A window of the Parabacteroides merdae ATCC 43184 genome harbors these coding sequences:
- a CDS encoding asparaginase codes for MNVCKDDASILIIYTGGTIGMIENPETGSLEAFNFEHLEEHVPELKNLGYKISSIQFDPPMDSSEMGPDSWMKIVHVIAEHYHDYDGFVVLHGTDTMAFTASALSFMLENLSKPVVLTGSQLPIGMLRTDGKENLITAIEIAAARENDMPLVPEVCIFFENDLLRGNRTSKTNADNFNAFRSYNYPPLAHAGISIKYDVSQVYHPVSRKPLKPHYLLDRNIAILKIFPGISPQVVESILNIPGLKGVVMETFGSGNAPGYDWLLEMLKDAVERGIVIVNVTQCLAGSVEMHRYETGRKLLQAGVVSGYDSTTECAVAKLMFLFGHGMTPDEVKEHLNCSLIGEITIA; via the coding sequence ATGAATGTATGCAAAGATGACGCTTCTATTCTGATTATATATACGGGAGGTACTATCGGAATGATAGAAAATCCTGAGACGGGCTCTTTGGAGGCCTTTAATTTTGAACATTTGGAGGAGCATGTACCCGAACTGAAAAATCTCGGATATAAAATATCGTCTATTCAATTTGATCCACCGATGGATTCATCGGAGATGGGACCGGATTCATGGATGAAAATCGTGCATGTCATTGCGGAACATTATCATGATTACGATGGCTTTGTCGTTCTGCATGGGACCGATACGATGGCCTTTACCGCTTCCGCTTTGAGCTTTATGCTGGAAAATCTGAGTAAGCCCGTGGTTCTGACCGGTTCACAGCTTCCGATCGGTATGCTTCGTACGGATGGAAAGGAAAACCTGATTACGGCGATAGAGATTGCCGCCGCCCGTGAAAACGATATGCCGCTGGTTCCTGAAGTCTGTATTTTCTTTGAGAACGACCTGCTGCGCGGAAACCGTACCAGCAAGACGAATGCGGATAATTTCAATGCGTTCCGTTCCTATAATTATCCTCCGTTGGCACATGCCGGTATTTCGATTAAGTATGATGTCTCCCAGGTTTACCATCCGGTATCCCGGAAACCGCTGAAACCTCATTACTTGTTGGACCGGAATATTGCAATCTTGAAAATATTTCCTGGAATTTCTCCGCAGGTTGTGGAAAGCATCTTGAATATTCCCGGCTTGAAAGGCGTCGTGATGGAAACATTCGGTAGCGGGAATGCGCCCGGATATGACTGGTTGCTGGAGATGTTGAAGGATGCGGTCGAACGGGGGATCGTCATTGTCAATGTCACCCAATGCCTTGCCGGGAGCGTGGAAATGCACCGCTATGAAACCGGTCGCAAATTGTTGCAGGCCGGCGTGGTGAGCGGTTACGACAGCACGACCGAATGTGCGGTTGCCAAGTTGATGTTCCTGTTCGGGCATGGTATGACGCCGGACGAAGTAAAGGAACATCTGAATTGTTCGCTGATCGGGGAGATTACGATTGCTTGA
- the metF gene encoding methylenetetrahydrofolate reductase [NAD(P)H] yields MKVIDLINSSKSTAFSFEILPPLKGNSIQKVYNVIDKLIEFDPKYINITSHHSEYIYKTLPDGSFQKVNIRKRPGSVAIASAIQNKYGITAVPHIICKGFTKDETEYALIDLNFLGVYDLLLLRGDVKTLEAGQKTDIYHEHATDLQQQVNDFNKGIAIDGSVFEANETPFSYGMACYPEKHEEAPNMESDIFYLKEKVKNGADYLVTQMFFDNEKYYAFVDRCRAEGITVPIIPGIKPIVFKNQLTVLPKIFRSDIPEPFATELRKCKTDDEAKAVGVEWCIQQCKDLIAHGVPSLHFYTMMASDSVYKVAKEVY; encoded by the coding sequence ATGAAAGTAATCGATCTGATCAATAGCAGCAAGAGTACTGCTTTCTCATTTGAAATACTTCCTCCGTTGAAAGGAAACAGCATACAGAAAGTATATAATGTCATAGACAAACTGATCGAGTTCGATCCTAAATACATTAATATAACATCCCATCACAGCGAATATATCTACAAGACTTTGCCAGATGGTAGCTTTCAGAAAGTCAACATCCGCAAACGTCCCGGATCGGTCGCCATCGCTTCGGCTATCCAGAATAAATATGGCATAACGGCTGTTCCTCATATTATATGCAAGGGATTTACAAAAGATGAAACGGAATATGCATTGATCGACCTGAACTTTTTAGGTGTTTATGACCTGTTGTTGCTCCGTGGAGATGTAAAAACACTGGAAGCCGGACAAAAAACGGACATATACCACGAACATGCAACCGACCTCCAGCAGCAAGTGAACGACTTCAACAAAGGGATCGCCATCGACGGATCTGTTTTCGAAGCCAATGAAACACCGTTCTCTTACGGAATGGCTTGCTATCCGGAAAAGCATGAAGAAGCCCCCAATATGGAATCGGATATTTTCTATCTGAAAGAGAAAGTAAAGAACGGGGCGGACTACTTGGTGACACAGATGTTTTTCGACAATGAAAAATATTACGCATTCGTAGACCGATGCCGGGCGGAAGGCATTACGGTCCCCATCATTCCGGGTATCAAGCCGATCGTATTCAAGAACCAGCTCACCGTGCTGCCTAAGATATTCCGTTCGGACATTCCCGAACCGTTTGCAACAGAACTTCGTAAATGCAAAACGGATGATGAAGCGAAAGCCGTCGGTGTCGAATGGTGCATCCAGCAATGCAAAGACTTGATTGCACACGGCGTTCCGAGCCTACATTTCTATACGATGATGGCATCGGATAGCGTCTATAAGGTGGCAAAAGAGGTGTATTGA
- a CDS encoding branched-chain amino acid aminotransferase: MENINWSDLSFGYMKTDYNVRCYYRDGKWGELEVSSSEIINIHMAATCLHYGQESFEGLKAFKGRDGKIRVFRMDENGKRMQSSSRGIKMAELPVEKFEEAIRKVVKLNERFVPPYESGAALYIRPLMIGLGAQVGVKPAPEYMFMVFVTPVGPYFKGGFKPSKVCIMRDYDRAAPQGTGTIKVGGNYAASLVAGEKAHELGYAAVLYLDPKEKKYLDECGPANFFGIRGNSYITPQSHSILPSITNKSLQQLATDMGLTVERRPVPVEEIAAFDEAAECGTAAVIAPISQIDDLDVNKSYVIAKDGKPGPVCEKLYNKLRAIQYGDEPDTYGWITIIE; encoded by the coding sequence ATGGAAAATATTAATTGGTCTGATCTGTCATTCGGTTATATGAAGACAGACTATAATGTACGGTGTTACTATCGGGATGGTAAATGGGGCGAGCTCGAAGTTAGTTCTTCCGAGATCATCAATATTCATATGGCTGCTACATGTTTGCATTATGGACAGGAGTCGTTTGAAGGATTGAAGGCGTTCAAAGGGAGAGACGGCAAGATCCGTGTGTTCCGTATGGATGAGAACGGCAAACGCATGCAATCTTCCAGCCGCGGTATCAAAATGGCCGAGTTGCCCGTTGAGAAGTTCGAGGAAGCTATCCGTAAGGTCGTAAAACTGAACGAACGTTTTGTTCCCCCTTATGAAAGCGGGGCTGCTTTATATATCCGTCCGTTGATGATCGGTTTGGGTGCCCAGGTGGGTGTGAAGCCGGCTCCCGAATATATGTTCATGGTGTTTGTGACGCCGGTGGGACCGTATTTTAAGGGTGGTTTCAAACCCTCCAAAGTATGTATCATGCGCGATTACGATCGTGCTGCCCCTCAGGGAACCGGTACGATCAAAGTCGGTGGTAATTACGCCGCCAGTCTCGTTGCGGGCGAAAAGGCTCATGAGCTGGGCTACGCCGCTGTTTTATATCTGGACCCGAAAGAAAAGAAATATCTGGACGAATGCGGCCCAGCCAACTTCTTCGGAATTCGTGGCAACAGCTACATCACTCCGCAGTCTCACTCTATCCTGCCTTCTATCACGAACAAGAGTTTGCAGCAGTTGGCAACCGATATGGGCCTGACGGTGGAACGCCGTCCGGTTCCGGTAGAAGAAATCGCTGCGTTCGATGAAGCTGCCGAATGTGGAACTGCTGCGGTTATTGCTCCGATTTCACAGATCGATGATTTGGATGTCAATAAGTCTTATGTGATTGCAAAAGACGGCAAACCGGGTCCTGTTTGTGAAAAACTATACAATAAACTGCGTGCTATCCAGTATGGCGATGAACCTGATACCTATGGGTGGATAACGATAATTGAATAA
- a CDS encoding ATP-binding protein, which yields MEAFFKTHKYLVEHLYSPVRRGLMDEIDWNDRLIGIKGSRGVGKTTFLLDYAREHFGADNKECLYINLNHFYFTERTLVDFASEFRAKGGKVLLIDQVFKYSGWSKELRYCYDNFTDLKIIFSGSSVMRLKDENPDLSGKVVSYNLRGFSFREFFNLMSGNSFPAYTFGEILVGHQEIAKGICSVGKPMAYFQDYLHHGFYPFFLEKRNFSENLLKTMNMMLEVDVLYIKQIEQSYLPKLRKLLYLLATSAPCTPNVSQLSKDIETSRATVMNYIKYLADARLMNILYPVGESFPKKPSKVYMYNSNLMYPIRPMEVNMQSVRESFFYNQLLKDNKLNEGGKNAHFLVNGMHNFRIEENMKVKNNPDLYYAIDKVEVGEGNMIPLWLFGFLY from the coding sequence GTGGAAGCATTCTTTAAAACACATAAATATCTGGTAGAACACTTGTATTCGCCGGTTCGCAGAGGGCTGATGGACGAGATCGACTGGAATGATCGGTTGATCGGTATTAAGGGGTCTCGCGGAGTGGGAAAGACGACTTTTCTGCTGGATTATGCCCGCGAGCATTTTGGCGCGGATAATAAAGAGTGTCTTTACATAAATCTGAATCATTTTTATTTTACGGAACGTACGTTGGTCGATTTTGCTTCTGAGTTCAGGGCAAAAGGGGGAAAAGTGCTGCTGATCGACCAAGTGTTCAAATATTCGGGATGGTCGAAAGAACTCCGCTATTGTTACGATAACTTCACTGACTTGAAGATCATTTTTTCCGGTTCTTCCGTCATGCGGTTGAAAGATGAAAATCCCGATCTGTCAGGCAAGGTGGTTTCGTATAACCTGCGAGGTTTCTCATTCCGGGAATTTTTTAATCTGATGTCCGGGAACAGCTTTCCGGCTTATACGTTTGGAGAAATATTGGTGGGCCATCAGGAGATTGCGAAAGGCATCTGCTCGGTGGGAAAACCGATGGCATACTTTCAGGACTATCTGCATCATGGTTTCTACCCGTTCTTCTTGGAGAAGCGCAATTTCTCGGAGAATTTGCTAAAGACCATGAATATGATGCTGGAGGTAGATGTGTTATACATAAAACAAATCGAACAAAGCTATCTGCCGAAACTGCGTAAGCTGCTTTACCTGTTGGCGACAAGCGCTCCTTGTACGCCCAATGTGAGTCAGTTGAGCAAAGACATAGAGACTTCGCGGGCCACCGTGATGAACTATATCAAATATTTGGCCGATGCCCGTTTGATGAACATACTTTATCCGGTGGGAGAGTCCTTCCCCAAGAAACCCTCTAAAGTGTATATGTATAACTCCAATTTGATGTATCCCATCCGGCCGATGGAAGTGAATATGCAGTCTGTCCGCGAATCATTCTTTTATAACCAGCTTTTGAAGGACAATAAATTGAATGAGGGCGGGAAGAATGCACATTTCTTAGTCAATGGGATGCATAATTTCAGGATTGAAGAAAACATGAAGGTGAAGAATAATCCTGATCTGTATTATGCAATCGATAAGGTCGAAGTAGGAGAGGGCAACATGATCCCGCTTTGGCTTTTCGGCTTTTTATATTGA